The Canis lupus dingo isolate Sandy chromosome 7, ASM325472v2, whole genome shotgun sequence DNA window CAGCCAGAGGGGCCTGCATTCCAGGCCTGAAGGGCCTCGGCCACTACCCTGCCCTGCTCTGCGGTGCTCTACTTGCTGTGAAATGGGTGAGCAGGGCCAGATAAGCACTGGGCCTTCCTGTAATCCCCTCACTTCTCTTACTGTGTAAGCCAACTTCTGAGGTCGGTACTCCTCAAGATACACATGGGAGAGTGAGTTCATCTTGGGAAGCATCTGGGAAAAAACAGGCTGCACAATGGCCAGCACACTGGTGGGACAGATGGTGCTAGACTACAGTCACAAGTGACAGCGACAGCAAACACATGCTAGCTCAAGAGGAAGAATGTTCTAGCAGTTAAAGGGACCTGGAATCCTGTACcaaaagtaacaaaagcaaataGGGAAATAAAGTTCTGCATGCGCCTTCAGAAATTCAAAAGTGCCTCTGGGTTAACAGCAGTTGACATGGACACACCGTGAGATTTCAGGTGATTTccaaacaaaggcagaggaaCGAGGCTGCATGAGAGCCAACAAGCTAGTGAGCACCAACAAGTAGGACAGTCTTCTGCTCCAAGGGAAGGTCATGAGACTCAGGGACAAGGACCGTTTGGTAAAGTAAaccctgggggaggagggtgttGGAGTGGGGACATGGAGAGCTGTTGTCAAAGATCTGGGTTGTCCTGGGCAATTCCAGAGTCAAAGTCAGGGCAGCAGTTTACAGCACTTTCTAGTAACTGGGACCTTTGATAAATGAGACACACGGTCTTACACTGAATTGAGCTTTGGTGATAGGGGCTGTCCACCTGCAGGCCAAAGACCACCTGACCAGAGTCTCTGGGAGGAGTGGCAGCAATGGGTGGGAGGCTGATCTAGGCGACACCTTCCAGCTTTAGTAAGTTGGTCTATGGGTCTCTGAAATCAACTTCCTTTAAGAAGACACATAGCTGGTCACCTGCTACCAGGTGAGGTAAGGTGTAAGGGAGAAGGCAGACTCACCGATCCAGGTGCACAGCCGGCTAACACAGAATCCAGAAGGCTTCCTGTCCCCGTCATTTCCCCAGACAAGAGGCCTGGGTCCCTCCAGcaccatcccctcccccaggccccacacccagccaACTCACCGGGAGACAGCAAAGAGACcagtgagcagagggagcagtTTGAGGGTCTCTTGGGGCAGGTAGGTGGAAAGCACAGCCATGTTGAAGAAGTACAGGATGAAGAGTTGGACTGACTGGGCCACATACCGCCTGTGGATCTCCACCTCCCGCCGCGGCTCCCCAAAAGGCCGCAGGGCCGAGAAGCACAGCAGACTCAGCCCATACACCAGGAGCCCTGTTGGCGTTGCAGGATACACAGGGTCAGCTGGGGGCAGCAGGCGGGAAGCCAGAGAGGTGTTGTAGGGGGTAGGGAGGGGTGCACCCACCCCAGCCTGGGCTAGCCCGGGGTAGGGGATCTCCTGCCCCCCTACCCTGCTCCTTTCTCCCGGCCTGGCTCACCCAGGATAATGGGGAAGGTGGCAAAGACCCCGCAGCGCAGCGTGTAGATGAGGCGAGAGCTCATGGTAGGCAGCCGAGGAGCGTCGAAGGGCAGGAAAGTGTAGGCCCCATACAGCAGGCAGGGAAAGAGGACAAGGGCGGCCCCCATGGAGGCCACGGCTCTcagcccctcccggcccccgcagcccctgcagcccctgcaggaGCGGCCAGGCGGCTTCACCACGGCCTCAGCCCACTTGCGCTCGCGGGGCTCAGGCTGAGCAGCCCGGGAGGACAGGCAGGCCCGTCTGCGCTCGCCCTCGCCCGCCTCACAGTGCACAGCTGAGTCCTCCTGGGGCCGCCGCTCGATGCACTGCAGGTCGATGGGTACAAAGGCCCGGGCCACCTTCTCGGGCAGCAAGTTGGCATCATCTTCGCACAGCTCCTCTAGCTTGGTGGGTGGCTCCGACCGGAGTGGCTCTGGCTCGATGTCCCGCCAGCCTGGGGGGTCTGGGAATGGGGCGCTGGGCTGGGGGCCGGTCCCCCATGGCAAGGTGGCAGCCTCACTCACTGTGCTGTTGAGACCATCCTCAGCCCCCTCTCCAGCCACAGGAGATCTAGCTGGAGACCCCATCTCGGAGGACTCAGCTCTGTGGGACTCAGCCCCACCTTCCTCTTCCGGCTGCTGGCCATTGGGgaccagggcctggggcaggctcTTCTCCACAGCCTCAGACCCCTTCACTTGCAGCAGGGCCAGGGTTTCGGGTTCTGTCATGCTGGGGCCTCAGTTCTGGTGTCTACCATAAGGTCATATCACCCTGGAGGGAGTGGAGGAAAGCTCTGTTAGAAGTTCCTGGCTTCTGGCCCTTGGGACAGGTTGATAGAATTGGAATGGTTCCGGGCAGCTGGTCTCATGGGCATTAGCCCCTTCTGGGACCTTAGGGTGAACATGGTACAGAGGAAGGTGTTGACACAGGAGATGGGAGGGAAGTGAGCAGCCATAATGGAGACACCTTTTCACCATCAAAGGCCATCCAGCAGGAGAGGGTGAGTCAGGGGGCACAGGCGCTGGCAGCTGTGGCCCCGGCCAGTCCACCCACTCTTCCTAACCCCTCCACCCAAATCCCTGGGGTCATAGCCACCCTAGTGCGGAAACAGGAGGAAGAGTGGGTTTCTAGAGCTTTGCCAGGAGCTTCCTTCCCACTAGGGGCCTCCCTGTGGATGGAGAAGCTGCTCCTTCACCTTCAAA harbors:
- the TMEM79 gene encoding transmembrane protein 79, translating into MTEPETLALLQVKGSEAVEKSLPQALVPNGQQPEEEGGAESHRAESSEMGSPARSPVAGEGAEDGLNSTVSEAATLPWGTGPQPSAPFPDPPGWRDIEPEPLRSEPPTKLEELCEDDANLLPEKVARAFVPIDLQCIERRPQEDSAVHCEAGEGERRRACLSSRAAQPEPRERKWAEAVVKPPGRSCRGCRGCGGREGLRAVASMGAALVLFPCLLYGAYTFLPFDAPRLPTMSSRLIYTLRCGVFATFPIILGLLVYGLSLLCFSALRPFGEPRREVEIHRRYVAQSVQLFILYFFNMAVLSTYLPQETLKLLPLLTGLFAVSRLIYWLTFAVGRSFRGFGYGLTFLPLLAMLVWNLYYMFLVEPERMLTAAESRLDYPDHARSASEHRPRPWG